The following proteins come from a genomic window of Streptococcus pneumoniae:
- a CDS encoding ABC transporter ATP-binding protein codes for MIEFQNVSKLYGDKEALSNLNLQIENGEIMGLIGHNGAGKSTTIKSLVSIISPSSGRILVDGQELSENRLAIKRKIGYVADSPDLFLRLTANEFWELIASSYDLSRSDLEASLARLLNVFDFAENRYQVIETLSHGMRQKVFVIGALLSDPDIWVLDEPLTGLDPQAAFDLKQMMKEHAQKGKTVLFSTHVLEVAEQVCDRIAILKKGHLIYCGKVEDLRKDNPDQSLESIYLSLAGRKEEVSDASHGH; via the coding sequence ATGATTGAATTTCAAAATGTTAGTAAGTTGTATGGTGATAAAGAGGCCTTGAGTAATCTCAATTTGCAGATTGAAAATGGAGAGATTATGGGCTTGATTGGTCATAATGGGGCTGGAAAATCGACCACTATAAAATCCCTAGTCAGTATCATTTCACCCAGCAGTGGTCGTATTTTGGTAGACGGTCAGGAGTTATCGGAAAATCGCTTGGCTATTAAACGAAAGATTGGCTACGTAGCAGACTCGCCTGACTTATTTTTACGCTTAACGGCCAATGAATTTTGGGAATTGATCGCCTCATCCTATGATCTGAGTAGATCTGACTTGGAGGCTAGTCTAGCTAGGCTATTGAACGTTTTTGATTTTGCTGAAAATCGCTATCAGGTTATTGAAACTCTTTCTCACGGAATGCGTCAGAAAGTCTTTGTCATCGGGGCACTCTTGTCTGATCCTGATATTTGGGTTTTGGACGAACCCTTGACTGGTTTGGATCCCCAGGCCGCCTTTGATTTGAAGCAAATGATGAAGGAGCATGCGCAAAAAGGTAAGACAGTTTTGTTTTCAACTCATGTGCTAGAGGTAGCTGAGCAAGTCTGTGATCGGATTGCTATTTTGAAAAAGGGGCATTTGATTTATTGTGGTAAGGTAGAGGACTTGAGAAAAGACAACCCAGACCAGTCTTTGGAAAGTATCTACCTTAGCCTTGCTGGTAGAAAAGAGGAGGTTTCAGATGCGTCTCACGGTCATTAA
- the aroA gene encoding 3-phosphoshikimate 1-carboxyvinyltransferase, translated as MKLKTNIRHLHGSIRVPGDKSISHRSIIFGSLAEGETKVYDILRGEDVLSTMQVFRDLGVEIEDKDGVITIQGVGMAGLKAPQNALNMGNSGTSIRLISGVLAGADFEVEMFGDDSLSKRPMDRVTLPLKKMGVSISGQTERDLPPLRLKGTKNLRPIHYELPIASAQVKSALMFAALQVKGESVIIEKECTRNHTEDMLKQFGGHLSVDGKKITVQGPQKLTGQKVVVPGDISSAAFWLVAGLIVPNSRLVLQNVGINETRTGIIDVIRAMGGKLEITEIDPVAKSATLTVESSDLKGIEIGGALIPRLIDELPIIALLATQAQGVTVIKDAEELKVKETDRIQVVADALNSMGADITPTADGMIIKGKSALHGARVNTFGDHRIGMMTAIAALLVADGEVELDRAEAINTSYPSFFDDLESLIHG; from the coding sequence ATGAAACTAAAAACAAACATTCGCCATTTACATGGTAGTATCCGCGTCCCAGGTGACAAGTCTATCAGCCACCGTTCCATTATCTTTGGAAGTTTGGCTGAGGGTGAGACCAAGGTTTATGATATTCTGCGAGGTGAAGACGTTCTTTCGACCATGCAGGTTTTTCGTGACCTTGGTGTTGAAATTGAGGATAAAGATGGGGTTATTACCATTCAAGGTGTAGGCATGGCTGGCTTAAAAGCGCCACAAAATGCCCTTAATATGGGAAATTCTGGCACCTCGATTCGCCTGATTTCAGGTGTCCTTGCTGGTGCAGATTTCGAAGTAGAGATGTTTGGAGATGATAGTCTTTCCAAACGTCCTATGGACCGTGTGACCCTTCCACTGAAAAAAATGGGCGTCAGCATTTCAGGGCAAACTGAACGAGACTTGCCTCCCCTTCGCTTAAAAGGGACGAAAAACCTAAGACCTATTCATTATGAGTTGCCAATTGCCTCTGCCCAAGTCAAGTCAGCCTTGATGTTTGCAGCCTTACAAGTTAAGGGGGAGTCAGTTATTATCGAAAAAGAGTGCACCCGTAATCATACTGAAGATATGTTGAAACAATTTGGTGGTCATTTAAGTGTGGACGGTAAGAAAATCACAGTCCAAGGGCCACAAAAATTGACAGGACAGAAGGTGGTCGTACCAGGAGATATTTCCAGTGCAGCCTTTTGGTTAGTCGCAGGTTTGATTGTTCCAAATTCTCGTCTAGTGCTGCAGAATGTGGGGATCAACGAAACTCGCACCGGTATTATTGATGTCATTCGTGCCATGGGTGGAAAATTGGAAATAACTGAAATCGATCCAGTCGCTAAATCTGCTACCTTGACTGTTGAGTCTTCTGACTTGAAAGGAATAGAGATTGGTGGCGCTTTGATTCCACGTTTGATTGATGAATTGCCTATTATTGCCCTACTTGCGACCCAAGCCCAAGGTGTAACAGTTATCAAGGATGCTGAGGAGCTCAAGGTCAAGGAAACAGACCGTATTCAGGTTGTGGCAGACGCCTTAAATAGTATGGGAGCAGATATTACTCCTACGGCAGATGGGATGATTATCAAAGGAAAATCAGCTCTTCACGGTGCTAGAGTCAATACGTTTGGTGACCACCGTATCGGCATGATGACAGCTATCGCAGCCCTATTGGTTGCAGATGGAGAGGTGGAGCTTGACCGTGCAGAAGCCATCAATACCAGCTATCCTAGTTTCTTTGATGATTTGGAGAGCTTGATTCATGGCTAA
- the aroB gene encoding 3-dehydroquinate synthase produces MKIRIDIPHHPYDIQIEKGCMAQAGQWLRELWQPQKVVIVTDNHVASLYAEKVKLSLEDAGFQVAVFDFLEGEERKNLTTVQKVYEFLVKQGLTRSDGIVALGGGVVGDLAGFVASTYMRGIHFVQIPTSLTAQVDSSIGGKTGVNTPFAKNMVGTFAQPDGVLIDPLVLETLGKRELIEGMGEVIKYGLIEDPELWALLTGLNGSVESILEHAETLIEHSCQVKRKMVVEDELDNGIRLYLNFGHTIGHAIEATAGYGKVMHGEAVAMGMVQISKVAEEKGLMPAGITQSITEMCQKFGLPVDYENWEVDKLYQALTHDKKARGNTLKLVLVPELGSAIIHPVSLEEMKDYLVK; encoded by the coding sequence ATGAAAATCAGAATCGATATTCCTCATCATCCTTATGATATTCAGATTGAAAAAGGTTGTATGGCCCAGGCTGGTCAGTGGTTGCGAGAACTCTGGCAACCGCAAAAGGTAGTCATTGTGACAGATAACCATGTAGCCTCTCTCTATGCAGAGAAGGTCAAGCTCAGCCTAGAAGATGCTGGTTTTCAGGTAGCTGTTTTTGATTTCTTAGAAGGTGAAGAAAGAAAGAATTTAACTACTGTTCAGAAAGTCTATGAATTTCTAGTCAAGCAAGGTCTGACTCGTAGCGATGGAATCGTTGCTCTTGGTGGTGGCGTTGTTGGGGACCTGGCTGGATTTGTAGCCTCTACCTATATGCGGGGTATTCACTTTGTTCAGATTCCGACTAGTTTGACAGCTCAGGTTGATTCTTCTATCGGTGGAAAGACAGGCGTTAACACACCATTTGCTAAAAATATGGTGGGGACCTTTGCCCAACCAGATGGGGTTCTGATTGATCCACTTGTTCTTGAAACCCTCGGAAAAAGAGAGTTGATTGAAGGGATGGGTGAAGTTATCAAGTATGGCTTGATTGAGGATCCAGAACTGTGGGCTCTCTTGACGGGACTGAATGGTTCTGTTGAGAGTATTTTGGAACATGCAGAGACCTTGATTGAACATTCTTGTCAGGTGAAGCGCAAGATGGTGGTTGAAGATGAGTTGGACAATGGTATTCGTCTTTACCTCAATTTTGGCCACACTATTGGCCATGCCATCGAAGCGACTGCCGGTTATGGCAAGGTCATGCATGGAGAGGCTGTTGCCATGGGAATGGTACAGATTTCCAAGGTTGCTGAGGAAAAAGGCCTCATGCCAGCTGGCATTACCCAATCTATCACAGAGATGTGTCAGAAATTCGGCTTGCCTGTTGACTATGAAAATTGGGAAGTTGACAAGCTTTATCAGGCTCTTACTCATGACAAGAAAGCGCGTGGTAACACCTTGAAATTGGTCTTGGTGCCAGAGCTTGGTTCAGCGATCATTCACCCAGTTTCTCTGGAAGAGATGAAAGACTACTTGGTAAAATAA
- the aroD gene encoding type I 3-dehydroquinate dehydratase, protein MKLIVSVMPRSLEEAQALDATRYLDADIIEWRADYLPKEAILQVAPAIFEKFAGRELVFTLRTRSEGGEIDLSPEEYIHLIKEVAQLYQPDYIDFEYYSYKDVFEEMLDFPNLVLSYHNFQETPENMMEILSELTILNPKLVKVAVMAHTEQDVLDLMNYTRGFKTLNPEQEYVTISMGKVGKVSRITADVTGSSWSFASLDEVSAPGQISLASMKKIREILDEA, encoded by the coding sequence ATGAAATTAATCGTTTCAGTAATGCCAAGAAGTTTAGAGGAGGCTCAGGCTCTGGATGCCACGAGGTACCTGGATGCCGACATCATTGAATGGCGTGCCGACTATCTGCCTAAAGAAGCGATTTTGCAGGTAGCTCCAGCCATTTTTGAAAAATTCGCAGGCCGTGAGTTGGTTTTCACGCTACGAACTCGCTCCGAAGGTGGAGAAATCGACCTTTCTCCAGAAGAGTATATCCATCTAATCAAGGAAGTTGCGCAACTCTATCAACCAGACTATATTGATTTTGAGTACTATAGCTACAAGGATGTTTTTGAGGAAATGCTGGACTTCCCAAATCTTGTTTTGAGTTACCATAATTTCCAAGAAACACCTGAGAACATGATGGAAATCTTGTCAGAGTTGACGATCCTAAATCCAAAACTTGTTAAGGTTGCGGTGATGGCTCACACGGAGCAGGATGTCTTAGACTTGATGAACTATACACGAGGCTTTAAAACCCTCAATCCTGAACAGGAATATGTGACCATTTCTATGGGTAAGGTGGGCAAGGTCTCTCGTATCACTGCGGATGTGACTGGTTCGAGTTGGTCTTTTGCCAGTCTGGATGAGGTTAGTGCCCCTGGGCAGATTTCTCTAGCTAGCATGAAAAAAATCAGGGAGATTTTGGATGAAGCTTGA
- a CDS encoding class I SAM-dependent rRNA methyltransferase, with protein sequence MNRIRVSKRVEKKLAKGLVLLEASDLENVNLKDQEVEVQGQEGNFLGTAYLSQQNKGLGWFVSKDKVAFNQTFFETLFRKAKEKRNAYYQDDLTTAFRLFNQEGDGFGGLTVDLYGDYAVFSWYNSYVYQIRQTISEAFRQVFPEVLGAYEKIRFKGLDYESAHVYGQEAPDFFTVLENGVLYQVFMNDGLMTGIFLDQHEVRGSLVDGLAMGKSLLNMFSYTAAFSVAAAMGGASQTTSVDLAKRSRELSQAHFQANGLSTDEHHFIVMDVFEYFKYAKRKDLTYDVIVLDPPSFARNKKQTFSVAKDYHKLISQSLEILNPGGIIIASTNAANVSRQKFTEQIDKGFAGRSYQILNKYGLPADFAYNKKDESSNYLKVISMKVSK encoded by the coding sequence ATGAATAGAATAAGAGTCAGCAAAAGGGTTGAAAAGAAGCTTGCTAAGGGGCTAGTTTTACTAGAAGCCAGTGATCTTGAGAATGTCAATCTTAAGGATCAGGAAGTAGAGGTGCAGGGTCAGGAAGGAAACTTTCTTGGGACTGCCTACCTTTCTCAGCAAAACAAGGGCTTGGGCTGGTTTGTCAGCAAAGACAAGGTGGCCTTCAATCAAACTTTCTTTGAAACGTTGTTTAGAAAAGCCAAAGAAAAGAGAAACGCCTACTATCAAGATGATTTGACAACTGCCTTTCGTCTCTTTAATCAAGAGGGAGATGGCTTTGGAGGTCTGACAGTGGACCTTTATGGCGACTACGCCGTCTTTTCTTGGTATAACTCTTATGTTTATCAGATTCGTCAGACTATATCAGAAGCCTTTAGACAGGTTTTCCCTGAGGTTTTAGGAGCTTATGAGAAAATCCGCTTTAAGGGTTTGGACTATGAATCTGCCCATGTTTATGGTCAAGAAGCACCTGACTTTTTCACTGTTTTAGAAAATGGTGTCCTGTATCAAGTCTTTATGAATGATGGCTTGATGACAGGCATTTTCCTAGACCAGCATGAGGTTCGCGGTAGTTTAGTTGACGGCTTGGCTATGGGTAAATCCTTGCTCAATATGTTTTCCTACACAGCGGCTTTTTCAGTAGCTGCGGCCATGGGAGGAGCTAGCCAGACAACTTCTGTTGATCTAGCCAAACGTTCACGAGAATTGTCTCAAGCGCATTTTCAGGCAAATGGGCTCAGCACAGACGAGCATCATTTTATAGTCATGGATGTCTTTGAGTATTTCAAATATGCCAAACGCAAAGACTTGACCTACGATGTGATTGTCCTAGATCCGCCTAGCTTTGCTCGGAATAAAAAACAAACTTTCTCTGTGGCCAAGGATTATCACAAGTTGATTTCCCAGAGTCTTGAGATTTTAAATCCGGGAGGGATTATCATTGCCAGTACCAATGCTGCCAATGTTTCCCGTCAGAAATTTACAGAACAAATTGATAAAGGTTTTGCAGGAAGAAGTTACCAGATTTTAAACAAATATGGTCTTCCAGCAGATTTTGCCTATAATAAAAAAGATGAAAGTAGTAATTACCTCAAGGTGATTAGTATGAAGGTTAGTAAATGA
- a CDS encoding shikimate dehydrogenase, with protein MKLDGYTRLAAVVANPIKHSISPFIHNRAFEATDTNGAYVAWEIEASDLVETVANIRRYQMFGINLSMPYKEQVIPYLDKLSDEARLIGAVNTVVNENGNLIGYNTDGKGFFKCLPSFTISGKKMTLLGAGGAAKSILAQAILDGVSQISVFVRSVSMEKTRPYLDKLQEQTGFKVDLCALEYVSELQARIAESDLLVNATSVGMDGQSSPVPENIVLPETLLVADIIYQPFETPFLKWARSQGNPAVNGLGMLLYQAAEAFQLWTGKEMPTEEIWQSLTEKYQ; from the coding sequence ATGAAGCTTGATGGCTATACACGTTTAGCTGCAGTTGTTGCCAATCCTATTAAGCATTCTATTTCTCCCTTCATCCACAATAGAGCCTTTGAGGCGACAGATACCAACGGTGCTTATGTGGCTTGGGAGATTGAAGCGAGTGACTTGGTAGAAACAGTGGCCAATATTCGTCGCTACCAGATGTTTGGCATCAATCTGTCCATGCCCTATAAGGAGCAGGTGATTCCTTATTTGGATAAGCTGAGCGATGAAGCGCGCTTGATTGGTGCGGTTAATACGGTTGTCAATGAGAATGGCAATTTAATTGGATATAATACAGATGGCAAGGGATTTTTTAAGTGCTTGCCTTCTTTTACAATTTCAGGTAAAAAGATGACCCTGCTGGGTGCAGGTGGTGCGGCTAAATCAATCTTGGCACAGGCTATTTTGGATGGCGTCAGTCAGATTTCGGTCTTTGTTCGTTCCGTTTCTATGGAAAAAACAAGACCTTACCTAGACAAGTTACAGGAGCAGACAGGTTTTAAAGTGGATTTGTGTGCTTTAGAATATGTTTCTGAACTGCAAGCAAGGATTGCCGAGTCGGATTTGCTAGTTAATGCCACCAGTGTGGGCATGGATGGCCAATCCTCTCCTGTTCCTGAAAACATAGTCTTACCAGAAACTCTTTTAGTTGCAGATATCATATACCAACCCTTTGAAACACCGTTTTTGAAATGGGCTAGAAGTCAGGGCAATCCAGCAGTCAATGGTCTGGGAATGTTACTCTATCAAGCTGCAGAAGCTTTTCAACTGTGGACAGGCAAGGAAATGCCGACAGAAGAGATTTGGCAGTCTTTAACAGAAAAATACCAATAA
- a CDS encoding YlbF/YmcA family competence regulator, giving the protein MSNIYDSANELSRGLRGLPEYKAVKAAKDAIAADAEASKIFTEYLAFQEEIQKLAQTGQMPDASFQAKMEGFGKQIQGNSLLSEFFTKQQQLAIYLSDIEKIVFEPVSELLK; this is encoded by the coding sequence ATGTCAAATATTTACGATAGTGCAAACGAACTCAGTCGCGGTCTACGCGGATTACCAGAATACAAGGCTGTTAAAGCAGCTAAAGATGCGATTGCAGCAGATGCTGAGGCAAGCAAAATCTTTACAGAATATCTTGCCTTTCAAGAGGAAATTCAAAAACTAGCACAGACAGGTCAAATGCCAGATGCGTCCTTCCAAGCTAAGATGGAAGGCTTTGGTAAACAGATTCAAGGAAATAGCCTCTTGTCAGAATTCTTTACCAAGCAACAACAATTGGCCATTTACCTTTCTGACATTGAAAAAATTGTTTTTGAACCAGTTTCAGAATTGCTGAAATAA
- a CDS encoding shikimate kinase, protein MAKVLLGFMGAGKSTIARGLDPNYLDMDALIEKRLGMSIANFFAEKGEAAFRQVESEVLADLLQTDQVVSTGGGVVISQRNRDLLKTNTDNIYLKADFETLYQRIAADKDNQRPLFLNNSKEELVAIFQERQAWYEEVASRVLDVTKLSPEEIIEELR, encoded by the coding sequence ATGGCTAAGGTGTTATTAGGGTTTATGGGGGCTGGAAAATCGACTATTGCAAGAGGCTTGGACCCTAATTACCTTGATATGGATGCTCTGATTGAGAAGCGCCTAGGTATGTCCATTGCGAATTTTTTCGCTGAAAAGGGAGAAGCAGCCTTTCGTCAGGTAGAATCAGAAGTCCTAGCTGATTTACTACAAACAGACCAAGTCGTGTCAACTGGAGGAGGAGTGGTTATTTCTCAGAGAAATCGTGACTTACTCAAGACTAATACAGATAACATCTACCTGAAAGCAGATTTTGAAACCCTCTACCAACGTATCGCAGCTGATAAGGACAATCAGCGACCGCTTTTTCTAAATAATAGCAAGGAAGAACTAGTAGCTATTTTTCAAGAAAGACAGGCTTGGTATGAGGAAGTGGCTAGTCGGGTTTTGGATGTGACCAAGCTAAGCCCAGAGGAAATTATAGAGGAACTAAGATGA
- the aroC gene encoding chorismate synthase, which translates to MRYLTAGESHGPRLTAIIEGIPAGLPLTAEDINEDLRRRQGGYGRGGRMKIESDQVVFTSGVRHGKTTGAPITMDVINKDHQKWLDIMSAEDIEDRLKSKRKITHPRPGHADLVGGIKYRFDDLRNSLERSSARETTMRVAVGAVAKRLLVELDVEIANHVVVFGGKEIDVPENLTVAEIKQRAAQSEVSIVNQEREQEIKDYIDQIKRDGDTIGGVVETVVGGVPVGLGSYVQWDRKLDARLAQAVVSINAFKGVEFGLGFEAGYRKGSQVMDEILWSKEDGYTRRTNNLGGFEGGMTNGQPIVVRGVMKPIPTLYKPLMSVDIETHEPYKATVERSDPTALPAAGMVMEAVVATVLAQEILEKFSSDNLEELKEAVAKHRDYTKNY; encoded by the coding sequence ATGAGATATTTAACTGCAGGAGAATCACACGGCCCCCGTCTAACAGCTATTATTGAGGGAATTCCAGCTGGACTTCCATTGACAGCTGAGGATATCAATGAGGACCTTAGACGCCGTCAGGGTGGCTACGGTCGTGGTGGTCGTATGAAGATTGAGAGTGACCAGGTTGTCTTTACTTCGGGCGTTCGCCACGGGAAGACGACAGGGGCGCCTATTACTATGGATGTCATCAATAAGGACCACCAGAAATGGCTGGACATCATGTCTGCGGAGGACATTGAAGACCGCCTTAAAAGCAAGCGGAAAATTACTCATCCTCGCCCAGGTCATGCCGATTTGGTTGGGGGGATTAAGTACCGTTTTGATGATTTGCGAAATTCTTTGGAGCGTTCATCAGCTCGTGAAACCACCATGCGGGTGGCAGTTGGTGCAGTAGCCAAACGCCTCTTGGTTGAGCTGGATGTGGAGATTGCCAACCATGTCGTGGTCTTTGGTGGCAAGGAAATCGATGTTCCTGAAAATCTGACAGTCGCTGAAATTAAGCAAAGAGCTGCCCAGTCTGAAGTTTCTATTGTCAACCAAGAACGAGAACAGGAAATCAAGGACTATATTGACCAAATCAAACGTGATGGTGATACCATCGGTGGGGTTGTGGAGACAGTCGTCGGAGGCGTTCCAGTTGGTCTTGGTTCCTATGTCCAATGGGATAGAAAATTGGATGCAAGATTGGCTCAAGCTGTTGTCTCTATCAATGCCTTTAAAGGGGTGGAATTTGGTCTTGGCTTTGAGGCTGGTTATCGTAAAGGCAGCCAAGTTATGGATGAAATTCTCTGGTCTAAAGAAGACGGTTATACTCGCCGTACCAATAATCTAGGTGGTTTTGAAGGTGGTATGACTAATGGGCAACCCATCGTTGTTCGTGGGGTCATGAAACCCATTCCTACTCTTTATAAACCTCTTATGAGTGTGGATATCGAAACCCACGAACCTTACAAGGCAACCGTGGAGAGAAGTGATCCGACTGCTCTTCCAGCTGCAGGAATGGTCATGGAAGCAGTTGTAGCAACGGTTCTGGCGCAAGAAATCCTCGAAAAATTCTCATCAGATAATCTTGAGGAACTAAAAGAAGCGGTAGCCAAACACCGAGACTATACAAAGAACTATTAA
- the pheA gene encoding prephenate dehydratase: MKIAYLGPKGSFSHHVVQTAFPHEELQAFANITDVIKAYEQGLVDYSVVPVENSIEGSVHETLDYLFHQAHIQAVAEIVQPIHQQLMVVPGHTKIEKIFSHPQALAQGKKFIDEQYPEAQIEVTASTAYAARFISEHPDQPFAAVAPRSSAEEYGLELIAEDIQEMEANFTRFWVLGAEKPSIPLQAQTEKMSLALTLPDNLPGALYKALSTFAWRGIDLTKIESRPLKTALGEYFFIIDVDYTDKDLVHFAQKELEAIGIQYKILGAYPIYPISDHGKERR, encoded by the coding sequence ATGAAAATTGCTTATCTAGGTCCCAAAGGATCATTTTCACACCACGTTGTGCAGACAGCTTTTCCTCATGAGGAATTGCAGGCTTTTGCCAACATTACAGATGTCATCAAGGCTTATGAGCAAGGATTAGTGGACTATTCTGTGGTGCCAGTTGAAAATTCTATTGAGGGTAGTGTTCATGAAACCTTGGACTATCTTTTTCATCAGGCTCACATCCAAGCAGTAGCAGAAATCGTTCAGCCTATTCATCAGCAGTTGATGGTGGTTCCAGGCCATACTAAGATTGAAAAGATTTTTTCACATCCACAGGCCTTGGCTCAAGGAAAGAAATTCATCGATGAACAATATCCAGAGGCTCAAATCGAGGTAACAGCTAGTACAGCTTATGCGGCCCGTTTTATTTCCGAACATCCAGACCAGCCCTTTGCAGCAGTTGCACCTAGAAGTTCTGCTGAAGAATATGGATTGGAACTGATTGCCGAGGATATTCAGGAAATGGAAGCCAATTTCACACGTTTCTGGGTTCTAGGAGCTGAAAAGCCTAGTATTCCCTTGCAAGCACAAACTGAAAAGATGAGTTTGGCCTTGACATTACCTGACAACCTTCCAGGTGCACTTTATAAGGCCCTGTCGACCTTTGCTTGGCGAGGAATTGACTTGACAAAAATTGAAAGTCGTCCACTCAAGACAGCACTGGGTGAATACTTTTTCATTATCGATGTGGATTATACCGATAAGGACTTGGTCCACTTTGCCCAAAAAGAATTAGAAGCGATTGGAATCCAGTATAAAATTCTGGGTGCCTATCCTATTTATCCAATATCAGACCATGGAAAGGAGAGAAGATGA
- a CDS encoding prephenate dehydrogenase produces the protein MAKTIYIAGLGLIGASMALGIKRDHPDYEILGYNRSQASRDIALKEGMIDRATDDFASFAPLADVIILSLPIKQTIAFIKELANLDLREGVIISDAGSTKSTIVDAAEQYLAGKSVRFVGAHPMAGSHKTGAASADVNLFENAYYIFTPSSLTSQDTLKEMKDLLSGLHARFIEIDAKEHDRVTSQISHFPHILASSLMEQTAVYAQEHEMARRFAAGGFRDMTRIAESEPGMWTSILLSNSETILDRIEDFKERLEVIGQAISKGDEEQIWNFFNQAREQRQTMEIHKRGGVDSSYDLYVDVPDEEDVILRILELLRGTSLVNIHINEENREDIHGILQISFKNAQDLERAEHLITENTDYTVVIK, from the coding sequence ATGGCAAAAACAATCTATATCGCAGGTCTTGGGTTGATTGGAGCCTCTATGGCACTTGGTATCAAACGCGATCATCCAGATTATGAAATTTTAGGTTATAATCGTAGTCAAGCTTCGAGAGATATCGCCTTGAAAGAAGGCATGATTGACCGTGCAACGGATGATTTTGCTAGTTTTGCTCCTTTGGCAGATGTCATTATCCTCAGCTTGCCAATCAAACAAACTATTGCTTTCATTAAGGAGTTGGCCAATTTGGATTTGCGAGAAGGCGTTATTATTTCAGATGCTGGTTCGACCAAGTCAACTATTGTGGATGCGGCGGAGCAGTATTTGGCTGGCAAGTCTGTTCGCTTTGTCGGGGCCCATCCCATGGCTGGTAGTCACAAGACAGGGGCTGCTTCGGCAGATGTCAATCTTTTTGAAAATGCCTATTATATCTTTACACCTTCAAGCCTGACAAGTCAGGACACGCTTAAGGAAATGAAGGATCTGCTTTCAGGTCTTCATGCTCGTTTTATCGAGATTGATGCCAAGGAGCATGATCGTGTCACTTCTCAGATTAGCCATTTTCCTCATATTTTGGCTTCTAGTCTCATGGAGCAGACTGCGGTCTATGCTCAAGAGCATGAGATGGCAAGGCGCTTTGCGGCAGGTGGTTTTCGAGATATGACCCGAATTGCGGAAAGCGAGCCAGGAATGTGGACCTCCATTCTCTTGTCCAATAGCGAGACCATTCTGGATAGAATTGAGGATTTCAAGGAACGTTTGGAAGTGATTGGTCAGGCCATTAGTAAGGGAGATGAAGAGCAAATTTGGAACTTTTTTAACCAAGCGCGTGAACAACGCCAGACAATGGAAATCCATAAGCGTGGTGGTGTGGATAGCTCTTACGACCTCTATGTTGACGTTCCTGATGAAGAAGATGTCATCCTGCGGATTTTGGAACTGCTACGTGGAACTTCCTTGGTTAACATCCACATCAACGAGGAAAATCGTGAGGATATTCACGGAATCCTACAAATTTCATTTAAAAATGCTCAAGACTTGGAAAGAGCTGAGCATCTCATAACAGAAAATACCGACTATACAGTCGTCATCAAATAA